In the Geoanaerobacter pelophilus genome, CCGAAGGGGTGAAAACCGCAGAATCAGCCTGGGCACTGGCACAGCGTCACACTATTGATATGCCGATTACCGAACAGGTGTATAAGGTGCTTTACGAAGATAAGCCTGCCCGCTCTGCAGTTGTTGAACTGATGACCCGCAACCTGAAGGCAGAAGGAATCTAATCAACAAGGAGCCATAATACCGGCCGGCATCCCACCAGGAGATCCAAGCCGTGTAATTGGCCGGCATGGGACAATGCATGGGGATTCGCACCAAGCTGCTGCTCTCGATTATTCTCCTTCTGGTGATTTCATTCTCCATTCTTCTTTTTACGACCATCATCAGTGTAGATGCCTTTATTTCCAAGCAAATTGACTCGGAAATCGCCGAGACTCTCCGTTATCTGCAACATCAGTTCTATGCCCGTGCCGAAACAACCAGGGACGCTCTTCTGCAACCGGTTTCAGCACTGCCGGTAAAGCAACGCTTTGTTGCCCAAGACCGGCCCTGGCTGTCCGATGCCCTCCGACGGTGGCACGCCAACCTTCCATTCATTGATTTTCTGACAATTATCGACTCCGACCAGCATGTATTTCTTCGCCGCTATGCCCAGACCGAGGGGGGCGAATACGGAATGCCTGATCTTGTCAAAAAGGTTTTCAAGGAAAAGCGCCCCTTAATAACGACCGAAATCATGTCACGGGAACTGCTTGCCAGAGAAATGCCCCCCTCACGTCTCTACATGAGTCTAGGCAAAAACAGCGATTCTGCCATGGTCATAACGGTGATCGTCCCTATTCTGGGGAGTCAAGGTGAAGTTATCGGCGCAGTGATAGCCGGAGACATTCTTAATGGGGATACCTCCCTGTCACTTCATTTAAGAAATCTGTTCGGGGACGCAAAACATGTAACCGTGACCCAGAACGGAACGAGCATTGTCAGTAACCGTCATGTAGAAGGTTATCTGTTTAATATCAGCCAGCAGGGATTGGACCAACTGGCAGCAGGCCAATCATATGCAGGAGAGGTAAATATCGAAGGGTCGCCGCATAGAACCTCCTTCTTGCCGATCCTGAACGGTAAGGGCGTGCTCGTAGGTTCTCTGTCAGTGGCTGTGGATATGGCTTCCTACCGGAATATAAAAGATGAAAGCACCCGCAATATCCTGGCGTCGGCTGTGCTTGCCATAATCCTGTCATTCGGGATCGCTTTTTTTGTCTCGCGGAGATTGGCAGAGCCCCTAAGGTGCCTGGCAAAAGGGGTCTGTATGATCGAAGCCGGAGACCTTAATCAGCAGGTTGAAGTTGACTCCGGAGATGAGGTCGGTCAGCTGTCACGCTCGTTTAACAGCATGGCCAAGGCTCTTGCAGAGCGGGATGCAACAATCGTCGCAAAAACTGAGGCATTACAGCAGCTGAACGGCTTGCTGGAAAAAAAGGTCGCAGAGAGGACCAAAAGACTGCAGCTTGAAATGGGTATGCTGGAAACAATTCTTACCTGCATGGTTGAAGGGATGGTTGCCACAGACCGAGAAAACCGGGTCATTCAGTTCAATCCTGCGGCCCAGAAGTTTTTTGATACCGTGCCCCACCGAGTGCTTGGGCGGACACTTTCCGAGTTGACCACAATTGAAGGTTTCGTGCAGTTGGAGAGGATTACTGCCGGAGCAATCTCCAGAGAACCTGGTCTTCCGCAGCTGGAAACACTGCTTGATGTCAAAAACAGAAGGCTCAGGGTTTCGGTAGCGCAACTGGTCGACAGCGATGAC is a window encoding:
- a CDS encoding sensor histidine kinase, with the protein product MGIRTKLLLSIILLLVISFSILLFTTIISVDAFISKQIDSEIAETLRYLQHQFYARAETTRDALLQPVSALPVKQRFVAQDRPWLSDALRRWHANLPFIDFLTIIDSDQHVFLRRYAQTEGGEYGMPDLVKKVFKEKRPLITTEIMSRELLAREMPPSRLYMSLGKNSDSAMVITVIVPILGSQGEVIGAVIAGDILNGDTSLSLHLRNLFGDAKHVTVTQNGTSIVSNRHVEGYLFNISQQGLDQLAAGQSYAGEVNIEGSPHRTSFLPILNGKGVLVGSLSVAVDMASYRNIKDESTRNILASAVLAIILSFGIAFFVSRRLAEPLRCLAKGVCMIEAGDLNQQVEVDSGDEVGQLSRSFNSMAKALAERDATIVAKTEALQQLNGLLEKKVAERTKRLQLEMGMLETILTCMVEGMVATDRENRVIQFNPAAQKFFDTVPHRVLGRTLSELTTIEGFVQLERITAGAISREPGLPQLETLLDVKNRRLRVSVAQLVDSDDSIAGLILSIREVTPEEEVDRMKADFISTVSHELKTPLTSIKGALQFIMNKSKWLTSTERELMTVCQRNTDRLIRLITDILDISKIEAGKCEFVYKPLSVTELINSAIDEIKGFAIGRGITVINNAPIDLPRIFGDYERLAQVLSNLLSNAVKFSPEHKVVLVNAAISGSFVVLSVIDGGAQIQWSDREKLFRKFQQLERDDMGSRGGTGLGLAICKEIVERHHGKIFYETGATGGNCFSFTIPVCEGYHEG